AAATTTGCCAGCATCTCACCTGCTTCCCAGGGTGAAGCGGGGACAGTATCCCCAGAGACATTGTTTGGTGTGAATGTTAGAACAGTGCAGATGTCAGAACCTCATTATCTTTTCACTGTGTGTTAATTTCGGCACAGCAGTCAGTGATTTATTTACGAGGCAACATCTGGCAACGTGCCCTCCAACCGTCAAGACAGGGGCTCACTAAGTTCCTTGCCTGAAGGGGAGAAGATGCCAAACGGCTACTCATTAAAATGCAAATCCTGGCCAGTGTACTTTGTTCATACGCATGTAAATCAGCCTGACATCTATTCACAGATGTCTTTGCTTAAATGTGCATTGCTGTCCCTCAGCACAGTTCCTCGGCAGCCTCCTGGACATTTTAGGGGGAGGTTAGCGTGTGCAGTTGACTACTGCTCAGTTGGTTAAACTGCATTTTTGCTGTAGGACAGCAGGAGCTTGCGTTTGTACATTATTCCATCCACGTCCGCAGACTTCACTGAACAACCCATGATTGAACGGTGgggcggactcgatgggccaaatggcctacttctgctcccatatcttatagtCTAACCAAGTGCCAAGCGGAATCTTTACCAACACAAATCAAAAtggtgggggagctcagcaggtcatccaTAGCCAGTCAACATTAGAGGTCTAGGTGGTGAGGGCTAgagaggaagggggcagaagcctcTGGGAAGGAGGAAGGAGGGGGCCAGGACAAGCttgcaagtgataggtgagaccaggtgagcagGAAGGAGGGTGGGGAGGTGGGTTAGGGagaatgatgtaagaagctgggagatgataggttgaAGATGTAAAAGGCTGAAAAAGAAGGCATCTGATTGGAGAAGAcagaggaccatggaagaaagggaagaaggaagggtacctgaggaaggtgatgggcaggtgaggagatgaggtgagaggatGACCAGAGCGAGGAATGAAGAAAAGAGAAGGGGTTGTGGGTGaagtaattactggaagttgcatgccatcaggttggaggttgaaATGTGAGGTCATCTTCCTCCATCCTGAGCTTAGCCACATCGTGCAGTCGAGGAGGTTGAGGAGAGTGCAGTAGAGGAGGTTGAGGAGAGTGCAGTCGAGGAGGTTGAGGAGAGTGCCGTCGAGGAGGTTGAGGAGGGTGCAGTCGAGGAGGTTGAGGAGAGTGCAGTCGAGGAGGTTGAGGAGAGTGCAGTCGAAGAGGTTGAGGAGGGTGCAGTCGAAGAGGTTGAGGAGAGTGCAGTCGAAGAGGTTGAGGAGAGTGCAGTCGAGGAGGTTGAGGAGGGTGCAGTCGAGGAGGTTGAGGAGAGTGCAGTCGAGGAGGTTGAGGAGAGTGCCGTCGAGGAGGTTGAGGAGGGTGCCGTCGAGGAGGTTGAGGAGAGTGCAGTCGAGGAGGTTGAGGAGAGTGCAGTCGAGGAGGTTGAGGAGGGTGCAGTCGAAGAGGTTGAGGAGGGTGCAGTCGAGGAGGTTGAGGCTAGTGCAGTCGAGGAGGTTGAGGAGGGTGCAGTCGAAGAGGTTGAGGAGAGTGCAGTCGAAGAGGTTGCGGAGAGTGCAGTCGAGGAGGTTGAGGAGGGTGCAGTCGAGGAGGTTGAGGAGAGTGCAGTCGAGGAGGTTGAGGAGAGTGCCGTCGAGGAGGTTGAGGAGAGTGCAGTCGAGGAGGTTGAGGAGAGTGCAGTCGAGGAGGTTGCGGAGAGTGCAGTCGAAGAGGTTGAGGAGGGTGCAGTCGAGGAGGTTGAGGAGAGTGCAGTCGAAGAGGTTGAGGAGAGTGCAGTCGAGGAGGTTGAGGAGAGTGCAGTCGAAGAGGTTGCGGAGAGTGCAGTCGAGGAGGTTGAGGAGGGTGCAGTCGAGGAGGTTGAGGAGGGTGCAGTCGAGGATGTTGCAGAGAGTGCAGTCGAGGAGGTTGAGGAGGGTGCAGTCGAGGATGTTGCAGAGAGTGCAGTCGAGGAGGTTGAGGAGGGTGCAGTCAAAGAGGTTGCGGGGAGTGCAGTCGAGGAGATTGAGGAGAGTGCAGTCGAAGAGGTTGAGGAGGGTGCAGTCGAAGAGGTTGAGGAGAGTGCAGTCGACGAGGTTGAGGAGAGTGCAGTCGAGGAGGTTGAGGAGAGTGCAGTCGAGGAGGTTGAGGAGAGTGCCGTCGAGGAGGTTGAGGAGGGTGCAGTCGAAGAGGTTGAGGAGGGTGCAGTCGAGGAGGTTGAGGAGAGTGCAGTCGAGGAGGTTGAGGAGGGTGCAGTCGAAGAGGTTGAGGAGAGTGCCGTCGAGGAGGTTGAGGAGGGTGCCGTCGAGGAGGTTGCGGAGAGTGCAGTCGAGGAGGTTGAGGAGAGTGCAGTAGAGGAGGTTGAGGAGAGTGCCGTCGAGGAGGTTGAGGAGGGTGCCGTCGAGGAGGTTGAGGAGAGTGCAGTCGAGGAGGTTGAGGAGAGTGCAGTCGAGGAAGTTGCGGAGAGTGCAGTCGAGGCGGTTGAGGAGGGTGCAGTCGAAGAGGTTGAGGAGAGTGCAGTCGAGGCGGTTGAGGAGGGTGCAGTCGAAGAGGTTGAGGAGAGTGCAGTCGAAGAGGTTGCGGAGAGTGCAGTCGAGGAGGTTGAGGAGGGTGCAGTCGAGGAGGTTGAGGAGAGTGCAGTCGAAGAGGTTGAGGAGAGTGCAGTCGAGGAGGTTGAGGAGGGTGCAGTCGAGGAGGTTGAGGAGAGTGCAGTCGAGGAGGTTGAGGAGAGTGCAGTCGAGGAGGTTGAGGAGGGTGCAGTCGAGGAGGTTGAGGAGGGTGCAGTCGAGGAGGTTGAGGAGGGTGCAGTCGAGGATGTTGCAGAGAGTGCAGTCGAGGAGGTTGAGGAGGGTGCAGTCAAAGAGGTTGCGGGGAGTGCAGTCGAGGAGATTGAGGAGAGTGCAGTCGAAGAGGTTGAGGAGGGTGCAGTCGAAGAGGTTGAGGAGAGTGCAGTCGACGAGGTTGAGGAGAGTGCAGTCGAGGAGGTTGAGGAGGGTGCAGTCGAGGAGGTTGAGGAGAGTGCAGTCGAAGAGGTTGCGGAGAGTGCAGTCGAGGAGGTTGAGGCTAGTGCAGTCGAGGAGGTTGAGGAGGGTGCAGTCGAGGAGGTTGAGGAGAGTGCAGTCGAAGAGGTTGCGGAGAGTGAAGTCGAGGAGGTTGAGGAGAGTGCAGTAGAGGAGGTTGAGGAGAGTGCCGTCGAGGAGGTTGAGGAGGGTGCCGTCGAGGAGGTTGAGGAGGGTGCAGTCGAAGAGGTTGAGGAGGGTGCAGTCGAGGAGGTTGAGGCTAGTGCAGTCGAGGAGGTTGAGGAGGGTGCAGTCGAGGAGGTTGAGGAGGGTGCAGTCGAAGAGGTTGAGGAGGGTGCAGTCGAGGAGGTTGAGGCTAGTGCAGTCGAGGAGGTTGAGGAGGGTGCAGTCGAGGTGGTTGAGGAGAGTGCAGTTGAGGCGGTTGAGGAGGGTGCAGTCGAGGAGGTTGAGGAGAGTGCAGTCAAAGAGGTTGAGGAGAGTGCAGTCAAAGAGGTTGAGGAGGGTGCAGTCGAGGAGGTTGAGGAGAGTGCAGTCGAAGAGGTTGAGGAGGGTGCAGTCGAGGAGGTTGAGGAGAGTGCAGTCGAAGAGGTTGCGGAGAGTGCAGTCGAGGAGGTTGAGGAGGGTGCAGTCGAGGAGGTTGAGGAGGGTGCAGTCGAGGATGTTGCAGAGAGTGCAGTCGAGGAGGTTGAGGAGGGTGCAGTCAAAGAGGTTGCGGGGAGTGCAGTCGAGGAGATTGAGGAGAGTGCAGTCGAAGAGGTTGAGGAGGGTGCAGTCGAGGAGGTTGAGGAGAGTGCAGTCGAGGCGGTTGAGGAGGGTGCAGTCGAAGAGGTTGAGGAGAGTGCAGTCGAAGAGGTTGCGGAGAGTGAAGTCGAGGAGGTTGAGGAGAGTGCAGTCGAGGAGGTTGAGGAGAGTGCAGTCGTGGAGGTTGAGGAGAGTGCAGTCGAAGAGGTTGCGGAGAGTGCAGTCGAGGAGGTTGAGGCTAGTGCAGTCGAGGAGGTTGAGGAGGGTGCAGTCGAGGAGGTTGAGGAGGGTGCAGTCGAAGAGGTTGAGGAGAGTGCAGTCGAAGAGGTTGCGGAGAGTGAAGTCGAGGAGGTTGAGGAGAGTGCAGTAGAGGAGGTTGAGGAGAGTGCCGTCGAGGAGGTTGAGGAGAGTGCCGTCGAGGAGGTTGAGGAGGGTGCCGTCGAGGAGGTTGAGGAGGGTGCAGTCGAAGAGGTTGAGGAGGGTGCAGTCGAGGAGGTTGAGGCTAGTGCAGTTGAGGAGGTTGAGGAGGGTGTAGTCGAGGAGGTTGAGGAGGGTGCAGTCGCAGAGGTTGAGGAGGGTGCAGTCGAGGAGGTTGAGGCTAGTGCAGTCGAGGAGGTTGAGGAGAGTGCAGTTGAGGCGGTTGAGGAGGGTGCAGTCGAGGAGGTTGAGGAGAGTGCAGTCGAGGAGGTTGAGGAGAGTGCAGTCGACGAGGTTGAGGAGAGTGCAGTCGAAGAGGTTGCGGAGAGTGCAGTCGAGGAGGTTGAGGAGGGTGCAGTCGAGGAGGTTGAGGAGAGTGCAGTCAAAGAGGTTGAGGAGAGTGCAGTCAAAGAGGTTGCGGAGAGTGCAGTCGAGGAGGTTGAGGAGAGTGCAGTCGAAGAGGTTGAGGAGGGTGCAGTCGAGGAGGTTGAGGAGAGTGCAGTCGAAGAGGTTGCGGAGAGTGCAGTCGAGGAGGTTGAGGAGGGTGCAGTCGAGGAGGTTGAGGAGGGTGCAGTCGAGGAGGTTGAGGAGAGTGCAGTCAAGGATGTTGCAGAGAGTGCAGTCGAGGAGGTTGAGGAGGGTGCAGTCGAGGAGGTTGAGGAGAGTGCAGTCGAGGAGGTTGAGGAGGGTGCAGTCAAAGAGGTTGCGGGGAGTGCAGTCGAGGAGATTGAGGAGAGTGCAGTCGAAGAGGTTGAGGAGGGTGCAGTCGAAGAGGTTGAGGAGAGTGCAGTCGAAGAGGTTGAGGAGAGTGCAGTCGAGGAGGTTGAGGAGGGTGCAGTCGAGGAGGTTGAGGAGAGTGCCGTCGAGGAGGTTGAGGAGGGTGCAGTCGAAGAGGTTGAGGAGGGTGCAGTCGAGGAGGTTGAGGCTAGTGCAGTCGAGGAGGTTGAGGAGGGTGCAGTCGAGGAGGTTGAGGAGAGTGCAGTCGAGGCAGTTGAGGAGGGTGCAGTCGAAGAGGTTGAGGAGAGTGCAGTCGAAGAGGTTGAGGAGGGTGCAGTCGAGGCGGTTGAGGAGAGTGCAGTCGAGGAGGTTGAGGAGAGTGCAGTCGAGGAGGTTGAGGAGAATGCAGTCAAAGAGGTTGCAGAGAGTGCAGTCGAGGAGGTTGAGGAGAGTGCAGTCGAGGAGGTTGAGGAGAGTGCAGTCGAAGAGGTTGCGGAGAGTGCAGTCGAGGAGGTTGAGGAGGGTGCAGTCG
The sequence above is drawn from the Hypanus sabinus isolate sHypSab1 chromosome 22, sHypSab1.hap1, whole genome shotgun sequence genome and encodes:
- the LOC132379799 gene encoding neurofilament medium polypeptide-like, coding for MKQPHRAVEEVEESAVEEVEESAVEEVEESAVEEVEEGAVEEVEESAVEEVEESAVEEVEEGAVEEVEESAVEEVEESAVEEVEEGAVEEVEESAVEEVEESAVEEVEEGAVEEVEESAVEEVEESAVEEVEEGAVKEVAGSAVEEIEESAVEEVEEGAVEEVEESAVDEVEESAVEEVEESAVEEVEESAVEEVEEGAVEEVEEGAVEEVEESAVEEVEEGAVEEVEESAVEEVEEGAVEEVAESAVEEVEESAVEEVEESAVEEVEEGAVEEVEESAVEEVEESAVEEVAESAVEAVEEGAVEEVEESAVEAVEEGAVEEVEESAVEEVAESAVEEVEEGAVEEVEEGAVEDVAESAVEEVEEGAVKEVAGSAVEEIEESAVEEVEEGAVEEVEESAVDEVEESAVEEVEEGAVEEVEESAVEEVAESAVEEVEASAVEEVEEGAVEEVEESAVEEVAESEVEEVEESAVEEVEESAVEEVEEGAVEEVEEGAVEEVEEGAVEEVEASAVEEVEEGAVEEVEEGAVEEVEEGAVEEVEASAVEEVEEGAVEVVEESAVEAVEEGAVEEVEESAVKEVEESAVKEVEEGAVEEVEESAVEEVEEGAVEEVEESAVEEVAESAVEEVEEGAVEEVEEGAVEDVAESAVEEVEEGAVKEVAGSAVEEIEESAVEEVEEGAVEEVEESAVEAVEEGAVEEVEESAVEEVAESEVEEVEESAVEEVEESAVVEVEESAVEEVAESAVEEVEASAVEEVEEGAVEEVEEGAVEEVEESAVEEVAESEVEEVEESAVEEVEESAVEEVEESAVEEVEEGAVEEVEEGAVEEVEEGAVEEVEASAVEEVEEGVVEEVEEGAVAEVEEGAVEEVEASAVEEVEESAVEAVEEGAVEEVEESAVEEVEESAVDEVEESAVEEVAESAVEEVEEGAVEEVEESAVKEVEESAVKEVAESAVEEVEESAVEEVEEGAVEEVEESAVEEVAESAVEEVEEGAVEEVEEGAVEEVEESAVKDVAESAVEEVEEGAVEEVEESAVEEVEEGAVKEVAGSAVEEIEESAVEEVEEGAVEEVEESAVEEVEESAVEEVEEGAVEEVEESAVEEVEEGAVEEVEEGAVEEVEASAVEEVEEGAVEEVEESAVEAVEEGAVEEVEESAVEEVEEGAVEAVEESAVEEVEESAVEEVEENAVKEVAESAVEEVEESAVEEVEESAVEEVAESAVEEVEEGAVEEVEEGAVEEVEEGAVEEVAESEVEEVEESAVEEVEESAVKEVAESAVEEVEESAVEEVEESAVEEVAESEVEEVEESAVEEVEESAVDEVEESAVEEVEESAVEEVEESAVEEVEEGAVEEVAESAVEEVEEGAVEEVEEGAVEEVEESAVEEAEKGSVEEVEECT